The Clostridia bacterium sequence GCTGATATAGAAGCTATCGGATTGGATGAAGTTGAAGCTGGGTCAGCATTACAGATAACTGAAAGTACCACAGGTTCCACAGGTTTGTCAGGAATTTTCTATGTAGTACAGGATGAGCACTCAATAGAAGGAAATAAGCATACCATGAGGCTTAAGTTGACCAGGACTGACGATATACCCGTGATGAATTATGAGGCTCCAGGATAGAGGAAGAGAAGGAAGGTGGTAATTTGGGTGCAGCGGAATTGATAAACCTGATCAGACAGGAAGCATCCTGTAGGCTGAAAAGTGAATATAAGGGCTTGGAACTGGGTACGGTGACTTCACCATATCCTGATCTTGCTGTTAAAATTGACCATATGAAAGTTGATTTGACACGGGATGACCTGATCATTTGTGAAAGCCTTTTGACATCTACACGGATAATAAGCCTGAAGAGCCGGCCGGGAACTGTCAGAGATTTAGGAGATAAATCAAAAGGCATAATAAGGGATTCAAACAGCTTAAAAAAAGGAAGAGGCATTATTTTGGCAGAGACTGCACAGACAGGTGGGCACGCACACTCTTTAGACAGCTTTGAGATGATGAATGCCGATATGGAGCTGGTATATGCTGAGTTGAAATTTGAAGATGTTCTGAAGCCGGGTGACCGAGTGCTTGTACAAGCAGTGTCCGGGGGACAGAAATATATAGTGATAGACAGGGTGGTGGAATATGTCTGATATTTTTCCTCAAAACGACATAAATGTGGATCAGGACATTGTAAAAGTGAATAAGTCCGTATCATATGGCCGGTCTCCAATTTTTGATTTCGAAGCAGGAGAGTTTAAAACAGTTGACAGAAAGGTTTATATAGGTGAAGGGGTACAAGTCCTTAAAAACTGGATTGAGAAGACTATCCGGACAGAGCGGTTCAGATTTCCTATATACAGCTTTGATTATGGTATTACTTTGGAAGAGCTTGTTGTCAGAGATTTTCCCTATGAAGTGCTTGTAAATGAAATAAAGGAGCAGATAGCGGAAGCATTGATGCAGGACATCAGAATTGACGGGATAGGAAATTTTGAGTTTGAAAGAAACGGGAGTTATCTGAATATTGGATTTGAGGTCACTACTTTCGATAGAAAAATAATAGGCATGGAGGTGAGTATATAGATGTACGAAAACCAGACAGAAGAGTTAATAAAGCAGAGAATGCTTTCAAAAGCACCTGAGGGAATAAACATAAGCGAAGGAGATTTTTTCAATGATGCTGTCAGTCCTGCAGCAATTGAACTTACCCTTGCATACCAGCAGCTAGACAACGTGCTCAGGCTGGGATTTGCAGAGACCTCTTACGGGGAGTATCTGGACAGGATTACCTCTGAGAGAGGGGTATACAGAAAGCCTGCAACAAAAGGAAGAGGCATAATTGAGATAACTGCTGCGGTAGGTTCGGCTATTAACAAAGGAGACACACTTGCTACCTGGCAGGGGAATATAAGATTTACTGCTGTAGAAGCTAAGACTGTAGGAGAAACGGGAAAGGTTCAGGTGGAGTTTGAAAACGAAACTGCAGGCAATCTCGGAAACGTCTTGCCCAATACACGGTTTATCTCGCCTATAGCTATTCCGGGTTTTATTTCTGCGGTGAATCCCTCGCTGATTAATGCAGGTACTGATGCAGAACAGGATGATTCCCTGCGTGAGAGGTATTTCAGAAAGGTACAGACTCCGGCTACATCCGGAAACAGGCACCATTACCGTGATTGGGCCGAGGAAGTAGCAGGGGTTGGAGGAGCCAGGGTTTTTCCGCTGTGGAACGGACCAGGGACTGTAAAGGTAGTTATTATTGATTCAAACAAGCAGCCTGTATCTTCCGAGCTTATTGCAAAAGTACAGGGTTATATTGATCCTGAACCCAGAGGCTGCGGTGAGGGGCAGGCGCCTTTGGGAGCGGTATGTACAGTAGTGTCGGCTGTAGGGGTGCCTATTAATATAGATGCAGCAATAAACGGTATAAGTGCCGATGCTGTAAAAACTGCATTTGAAAAAGCGTTAGACGGATATTTGGCCGAAATTGCTTTTACAGATGTATCAGTCAGCTATGCAAAGATAGGTACTTTACTTATGGAGTGTATCTCGCAGGCTGGAGGGGCAGATTACTCAGAACTTACCGTAAACGGCAATGATTCCAATATCACTGTAACACAGGAGCAGGTAGCTGTCAGGGGGATGGTGAATCTTGTATGAGCAGGTATGATGTGATGCTTTCATATGTGCCTTTGTATTATCATACGTCAGATTTTTTTAGGGGTATTCTAAGTGTCGAGGGGCAGGAACTAGACTCTTTGCGGAAAAGTATAGACGACTTGATGGCTCAGTTTTATGTAGATACTGCAACATGGGGGTTGGAGTTTTGGGATAAGGAGTATGCTATAAAGGCAAGTCCTGCTATAGGTATCGAAGAGAGGAGATCTCAGATTAAAGGTAAGGTGAGAGGGGTAGGGACAGTTGGTTCCGAACTCATAAAATCTTTAGGGATTGCTTATTCAAACGGGGAAGTTGATTTGTCTTTTGAGGGTAGTACATTAACTATTACTTTTGTCGGAATACGTGGAATACCTACTGCATTGGAAGAACTCAAAAAGCAGTTGAATGAAGTAATTCCCGCCCATCTTGTGCTGGCTTTCAAATTTACTTATCTGACCTGGAGTGAGTTTGATTTATTAAGTGCTGTGGTTCAGGAATCAATGACATGGGGGCAACTCGAAATATATAAACCATTTTTGAAGGAGAATGTTGAGCTGATGTGGGATGAGTTTGATGTCCTTGCGCCAGAGGTTCAGGAATCAATGATCTGGGATGAGATAGAAGTTTATGAACCTTAAAAGTGGGAACAGACTACAAGGCTTTAGCTGGAAAGGTAATGTATATCTGCCGTAGGGCAGGTGCAACAAAAAAATAACCCTATAGAAAAGCATAGAATGCTTTTTGTGTGCCTGATGGGACAATTCACTCGGCATATTGGGGATATGGGAGGATAGAATGGGAGAATATACACAAACCATAAATTTGGAAAAACCACTAGGGAGTGAAAATTTTCGCAGACAAGTAATAAATAGCAATATGGATAAGATAGATGCTGCTATAGTAGACAAGGTTACAAAGAGTGAGTTAAGTACGCAATTGACAGAAAGTGCAAAAAGTGACAGTAATTTTGGGTACAACATGGCAGAAGCATTAAGAAAATACCGTGCGGATTTAGGAGAAATCGATACAAAGATTATTCACATACTTTTTTTAGGTGATAGTATTGTTAACGGAACAAATACATCTGATCCTGTTACCAAATCGATCGCAGGCAGGTTGAGACATATTTTGCAAAATCAATACGGAGCATGCGGGGAAGGATTTATAGATGTAGATGATCCCCGGTGGGTGTCTGTAGGCTCCTGGAGCAAAGCGGATTATGGCTTTGGCGGGCATATGAAATTTGCTACAGGTACATCAAATACACTTGCGATTACTGTTAATTGCAATGCATTTGATATTGTATACCACAAGTGGGGTGGGGGAGGCAATGTAAGTGTAACGGTTGATGGTGTAGCGCAAACTGCTTTAAACTGCACGGGAACGGATACATTCGGAAACAGGCAGCGCTATTCAGGATTTTCCAATGGCTCACATACTATTGTCTTGACTGCTCCTGCATCAAATAGGGGTGACATAGAGGGGATAATACCCTATACGGATACTAAAGGCATTATGGTGCACAGAGTTGGTATTCCTGGTATCCTGTCCAGTGGATGGACAAAGCCCCAATCATCTGTAGGTTGGAATAACCTTGGAATAAGTTTGGCAATAGTAGAAGTCGGAATCAATGACTGTAAGACAGGGACAGGAGTAGATACCCTGAAGAATAATCTGATAACTATTGTTAATAACATACGGACACAAACACCACAGCCCAGTGTACTGTTTCAGGTCAACAACAGGCAAAAGGCCTTTGCAGGAAACGAATGGGTAAACTACATGTCTGTTTATTACCAGCTGGCAGATCAGTTCAGTGCTGCCTGCTTTGATGTATCAAAAAAGTGGGGAGGAACGTGGGAATTGCCAGATTCATTAGGGTTATGGGGGTCATCACATGATGATATTCACCCAGGTGACAAGGGAGCATATGACATTGCAATAGGATTATCAAAACATTTACTGTAAAAATTAAATCTATATACTTTTAAACAAACTGACAATAACCTCAATAGGAGGTTTTTATTTTGGAAGGAGGGCTAAAATGCCAGAATATACCGTAAATATAAATCTTGAAAAACCTACTCAGAACGAAAACTTTCGACGCCACGTCTTAAATGAAAATATGGACAAGATAGACAATAAGTTCGGAATAGGGGCTGCAGAAGGTCATAGGCATGATGGTACGCCAGGGCAGGGAAAAAAGATTAGTTATTACGATTTGGCAGATAAACCTGATATGGCAACCCCCGCTGCCCATAAAAGTACTCATGCTATAGGTGGAAGTGACTTGATAACTCCGGCGGATATCGGAGCAGTAGCACAAACAGAAGTGGTAGCTGTTCCGCAAGCGAACAAAATTCTAAAGCTTGACAGCAGTGGTAGATTGCCTGCAAGTATATCGGGTGATGCAGATACAGTCGACGGAATACAAGGCAATATGCTGCTTCAAAAACATGCAACAGCAAACACAGACAGTTATTTTGACACATCCGGGACAATGCCTACAGGAACTGCTAGATTGAATTACAGCGGCTATTTTTATGCGACAAAAGTTTATGGAGCAGTTTATAACGACTATGCTGAGTTCAGACAATCGAGGGGTGAAATTAAGCCTGGTAAGGTTGTGGTAGAGTGTGGAAATGGGTATGTTGCGGAGGCTAAAAAAAGATGTGTGAAAGGCGGAATGATAGTATCCGACACTTTTGGTTTTGCTATAGGCGAACAAGAAATTGAAGGAGAATACTCATTGCCGGTAGCTGTAGCTGGAAGAGTTTTGGCATACACGGATGGCTGTGAATTTAAAATTGGTGATGCTGTCTGTGCAGGGAAGGACGGGACTGTATCCAGAATGAAATGGTGGGAAAGGGTGCTTTTCCCGGACAGGATTTTGGGAGTAGTATCTGAAATGCCAGGGTATTGTACATGGGGAACTAATCAGACACTGGTTGAAAACAGAATCTGGATAAAGGTTTTTTAGGGGGAATAAAATGACAGAGTGTTTACATGCAGGTGATAAGGTTAAGCCAAGAAATGGCCTATATCTAACAACACAGGATTTCCCACAGTGGCAGGATGAGTTTTCTAAGATGGTTGAACCAAATTTTGAGGCAGGAAAGGATAATCCTGACTTAAGGGTAAAAAATATAACATTTGTTGTAACGGAAGATTGTAATCTGAACTGTACTTACTGCTATATGAAACGAAAAACCAAGAGGAAAATGACCAGACAAACTGCAAAGGACGCAGTAGATTTTATACTAAGTGATGATCAGGTATCTGGTTATTATGACAGTAAAAGGTCGCCTGC is a genomic window containing:
- a CDS encoding baseplate J/gp47 family protein produces the protein MYENQTEELIKQRMLSKAPEGINISEGDFFNDAVSPAAIELTLAYQQLDNVLRLGFAETSYGEYLDRITSERGVYRKPATKGRGIIEITAAVGSAINKGDTLATWQGNIRFTAVEAKTVGETGKVQVEFENETAGNLGNVLPNTRFISPIAIPGFISAVNPSLINAGTDAEQDDSLRERYFRKVQTPATSGNRHHYRDWAEEVAGVGGARVFPLWNGPGTVKVVIIDSNKQPVSSELIAKVQGYIDPEPRGCGEGQAPLGAVCTVVSAVGVPINIDAAINGISADAVKTAFEKALDGYLAEIAFTDVSVSYAKIGTLLMECISQAGGADYSELTVNGNDSNITVTQEQVAVRGMVNLV
- a CDS encoding DUF2577 domain-containing protein, translated to MGAAELINLIRQEASCRLKSEYKGLELGTVTSPYPDLAVKIDHMKVDLTRDDLIICESLLTSTRIISLKSRPGTVRDLGDKSKGIIRDSNSLKKGRGIILAETAQTGGHAHSLDSFEMMNADMELVYAELKFEDVLKPGDRVLVQAVSGGQKYIVIDRVVEYV
- a CDS encoding SGNH/GDSL hydrolase family protein codes for the protein MGEYTQTINLEKPLGSENFRRQVINSNMDKIDAAIVDKVTKSELSTQLTESAKSDSNFGYNMAEALRKYRADLGEIDTKIIHILFLGDSIVNGTNTSDPVTKSIAGRLRHILQNQYGACGEGFIDVDDPRWVSVGSWSKADYGFGGHMKFATGTSNTLAITVNCNAFDIVYHKWGGGGNVSVTVDGVAQTALNCTGTDTFGNRQRYSGFSNGSHTIVLTAPASNRGDIEGIIPYTDTKGIMVHRVGIPGILSSGWTKPQSSVGWNNLGISLAIVEVGINDCKTGTGVDTLKNNLITIVNNIRTQTPQPSVLFQVNNRQKAFAGNEWVNYMSVYYQLADQFSAACFDVSKKWGGTWELPDSLGLWGSSHDDIHPGDKGAYDIAIGLSKHLL
- a CDS encoding DUF2634 domain-containing protein, translated to MSDIFPQNDINVDQDIVKVNKSVSYGRSPIFDFEAGEFKTVDRKVYIGEGVQVLKNWIEKTIRTERFRFPIYSFDYGITLEELVVRDFPYEVLVNEIKEQIAEALMQDIRIDGIGNFEFERNGSYLNIGFEVTTFDRKIIGMEVSI
- a CDS encoding YmfQ family protein, encoding MSRYDVMLSYVPLYYHTSDFFRGILSVEGQELDSLRKSIDDLMAQFYVDTATWGLEFWDKEYAIKASPAIGIEERRSQIKGKVRGVGTVGSELIKSLGIAYSNGEVDLSFEGSTLTITFVGIRGIPTALEELKKQLNEVIPAHLVLAFKFTYLTWSEFDLLSAVVQESMTWGQLEIYKPFLKENVELMWDEFDVLAPEVQESMIWDEIEVYEP